A genomic window from Neoarius graeffei isolate fNeoGra1 chromosome 5, fNeoGra1.pri, whole genome shotgun sequence includes:
- the rnpc3 gene encoding RNA-binding region-containing protein 3 isoform X2 — translation MAGQDEDGVHTKRSKTLIVRHLPADLSREEKEDLLVYFGASSVRVLSDKGPLKHTAFATFLSETSASKALRRLHQLRILGHTLVVEFARDQDHDIVLKSPKVSDRFTEEPAEKEKKESQQPNVPLIDTGIAPSLGLKFPANPTLKYLYPPPSSAVLTNISHTLLSVPKFYVQVLHLMNKMNLPCPFGPVTTPPPAYTVTHGLLPPTVPPPPTLPPENPPLPEGTSDEEEESEYESGDDEDKERMIRLTRLVNQPCKRPLRTKMAAPRKKPKLKDLLFTPEPHSAPGPALRPSDVFEQLLHLGPKKIEFHIPAERSVSAQEEEEEEGEEETQEEAADSAEQEARGSGFGKLYPSTQSCKEEEDGEEEDEIPSEFISRRELEKGRLSRDEMKRMSVFKNYEPGEPTCTLYVKNIAKQVEKKDLKYIYSRYIDTSLEDERNRFDIVLMKGGRMKGQAFIGFPSEKSAEKALRDTNGYVLHDKPLVVQFARSAKPKQDTADSKTGVKKHSAAPR, via the exons ATGGCGGGTCAGGACGAGGACGGCGTCCACACTAAGCGCAGTAAGACCCTGATCGTGAGACACCTGCCTGCAGACCTGAGCCGAGAGGAGAAGGAGGACCTGCTGGTGTATTTCGGCGCCTCGTCCGTGCGCGTGCTCTCCGATAAAGGCCCTCTT AAACACACAGCTTTTGCTACGTTCCTGAGCGAGACTTCAGCTTCGAAG GCTCTGAGGAGACTCCATCAGCTGAGGATTCTGGGTCACACGCTGGTCGTGGAGTTTGCAAGAGATCAAGATCACGACATTGTGTTGAAGAGTCCGAAAGTTTCCGACAG GTTCACTGAAGAGCCGGCTGAAAAGGAGAAGAAGGAGAGCCAACAGCCGAATGTTCCTCTCATCGATACCGGCATCGCTCCCAGTCTCGG GTTAAAATTCCCAGCCAACCCGACGCTGAAATATTTATACCCTCCTCCTTCGAGTGCCGTCCTGACGAACATCTCACACACCCTGCTGAGCGTGCCCAAGTTCTACGTACAG GTCCTTCACCTGATGAATAAGATGAACCTGCCGTGTCCGTTCGGCCCTGTAACCACCCCTCCTCCCGCG TACACAGTGACTCACGGCCTGTTGCCCCCGACGGTGCCCCCGCCCCCTACGTTACCACCGGAGAACCCCCCGCTGCCTGAGGGCACCAGCGACGAAGAGGAGGAGTCGGAGTATGAGAGTGGAGATGATGAAGATAAAGAGAG GATGATCAGACTGACGAGGCTCGTTAACCAGCCGTGCAAACGACCCCTGAGAACAAAGATGGCCGCCCCGAGGAAGAAACCCAAACTGAAGGACCTGCTGTTTACCCCCGAACCGCACAG CGCTCCAGGTCCCGCTCTGAGGCCCTCCGATGTGTTCGAGCAGCTGCTCCATCTCGGACCCAAGAAGATCGAGTTCCACATCCCGGCTGAGAGGAGCGTGAGcgcgcaggaggaggaggaggaagaaggggAGGAGGAGACTCaggaggaagcagcag actcaGCGGAGCAGGAAGCAAGAGGGTCAGGATTCGGGAAGCTGTATCCCAGCACGCAGAGCTGTAAAGAGGAGGAGGATGGAGAGGAAGAGGACGAAATCCCTTCCGAGTTCATCTCCAGGAGAGAGCTGGAGAAGGGCCGACTCTCCAGAGACG agATGAAGAGGATGTCCGTGTTTAAGAACTACGAGCCTGGAGAACCGACCTGCACTCTTTACGTGAAAAATATCGCCAAGCAAGTGGAAAAGAAA GACCTGAAGTATATCTACAGCAGGTACATCGACACCTCACTGGAGGACGAGAGGAACAG gtttgaTATCGTTTTAATGAAGGGGGGAAGAATGAAAGGTCAAGCCTTCATCGGGTTCCCCAGTGAGAAAAGTGCAGAGAAGGCCTTGAGGGATACGAACGGATACGTCCTGCACGACAAGCCCCTAGTGGTT CAATTTGCTCGATCAGCAAAACCGAAACAGGACACGGCGGATTCCAAGACTGGAGTCAAAAAGCACTCAGCGG CTCCCAGGTGA
- the rnpc3 gene encoding RNA-binding region-containing protein 3 isoform X1 has protein sequence MPYVVSDIKASGTVRFEIRPLVVEPTLTPEVRVMAGQDEDGVHTKRSKTLIVRHLPADLSREEKEDLLVYFGASSVRVLSDKGPLKHTAFATFLSETSASKALRRLHQLRILGHTLVVEFARDQDHDIVLKSPKVSDRFTEEPAEKEKKESQQPNVPLIDTGIAPSLGLKFPANPTLKYLYPPPSSAVLTNISHTLLSVPKFYVQVLHLMNKMNLPCPFGPVTTPPPAYTVTHGLLPPTVPPPPTLPPENPPLPEGTSDEEEESEYESGDDEDKERMIRLTRLVNQPCKRPLRTKMAAPRKKPKLKDLLFTPEPHSAPGPALRPSDVFEQLLHLGPKKIEFHIPAERSVSAQEEEEEEGEEETQEEAADSAEQEARGSGFGKLYPSTQSCKEEEDGEEEDEIPSEFISRRELEKGRLSRDEMKRMSVFKNYEPGEPTCTLYVKNIAKQVEKKDLKYIYSRYIDTSLEDERNRFDIVLMKGGRMKGQAFIGFPSEKSAEKALRDTNGYVLHDKPLVVQFARSAKPKQDTADSKTGVKKHSAAPR, from the exons ATGCCCTATGTAGTGAGTGACATAAAGGCTTCCGGTACAGTGCGATTTGAGATACGGCCGCTGGTTGTGGAGCCAACTTTAACCCCAGAG gtgcgaGTCATGGCGGGTCAGGACGAGGACGGCGTCCACACTAAGCGCAGTAAGACCCTGATCGTGAGACACCTGCCTGCAGACCTGAGCCGAGAGGAGAAGGAGGACCTGCTGGTGTATTTCGGCGCCTCGTCCGTGCGCGTGCTCTCCGATAAAGGCCCTCTT AAACACACAGCTTTTGCTACGTTCCTGAGCGAGACTTCAGCTTCGAAG GCTCTGAGGAGACTCCATCAGCTGAGGATTCTGGGTCACACGCTGGTCGTGGAGTTTGCAAGAGATCAAGATCACGACATTGTGTTGAAGAGTCCGAAAGTTTCCGACAG GTTCACTGAAGAGCCGGCTGAAAAGGAGAAGAAGGAGAGCCAACAGCCGAATGTTCCTCTCATCGATACCGGCATCGCTCCCAGTCTCGG GTTAAAATTCCCAGCCAACCCGACGCTGAAATATTTATACCCTCCTCCTTCGAGTGCCGTCCTGACGAACATCTCACACACCCTGCTGAGCGTGCCCAAGTTCTACGTACAG GTCCTTCACCTGATGAATAAGATGAACCTGCCGTGTCCGTTCGGCCCTGTAACCACCCCTCCTCCCGCG TACACAGTGACTCACGGCCTGTTGCCCCCGACGGTGCCCCCGCCCCCTACGTTACCACCGGAGAACCCCCCGCTGCCTGAGGGCACCAGCGACGAAGAGGAGGAGTCGGAGTATGAGAGTGGAGATGATGAAGATAAAGAGAG GATGATCAGACTGACGAGGCTCGTTAACCAGCCGTGCAAACGACCCCTGAGAACAAAGATGGCCGCCCCGAGGAAGAAACCCAAACTGAAGGACCTGCTGTTTACCCCCGAACCGCACAG CGCTCCAGGTCCCGCTCTGAGGCCCTCCGATGTGTTCGAGCAGCTGCTCCATCTCGGACCCAAGAAGATCGAGTTCCACATCCCGGCTGAGAGGAGCGTGAGcgcgcaggaggaggaggaggaagaaggggAGGAGGAGACTCaggaggaagcagcag actcaGCGGAGCAGGAAGCAAGAGGGTCAGGATTCGGGAAGCTGTATCCCAGCACGCAGAGCTGTAAAGAGGAGGAGGATGGAGAGGAAGAGGACGAAATCCCTTCCGAGTTCATCTCCAGGAGAGAGCTGGAGAAGGGCCGACTCTCCAGAGACG agATGAAGAGGATGTCCGTGTTTAAGAACTACGAGCCTGGAGAACCGACCTGCACTCTTTACGTGAAAAATATCGCCAAGCAAGTGGAAAAGAAA GACCTGAAGTATATCTACAGCAGGTACATCGACACCTCACTGGAGGACGAGAGGAACAG gtttgaTATCGTTTTAATGAAGGGGGGAAGAATGAAAGGTCAAGCCTTCATCGGGTTCCCCAGTGAGAAAAGTGCAGAGAAGGCCTTGAGGGATACGAACGGATACGTCCTGCACGACAAGCCCCTAGTGGTT CAATTTGCTCGATCAGCAAAACCGAAACAGGACACGGCGGATTCCAAGACTGGAGTCAAAAAGCACTCAGCGG CTCCCAGGTGA